The Sphingorhabdus lutea genome segment TAGGGAAATGCCGTCGCGCACCTTGGGATCATTTTCCCCGCTGCGGTGGCGTTTCATCAATTCCACCTGTAACAGGTTTAACGGTTCAATATAGGGCAGACGCAGTTCAATTGAGTTGAACAAAGATTGATTTTTCTCAAGCAACCAATTTTGCCCTGTTGCCTCCAACAAACCATCGCGCGATTTATGCCATCCATCATTAATACGGCCAAATAATTCGCTCGATAGCGCCTTATCCTCTACCAATTGGCTATAATGGCTGGCGATTCTCATATCAGATTTGGCCAACACCATTTCCATATTGGATAAAATCGTTTCAAAGAAAGGCCAATTTTGCGCCATATCTTTTAACAATGCCTTATCCTCAAATTCATCAAGCGCCTGTCCCACGCCATACCAACCAGGCAACATGACCCGTGCCTGGGCCCAGCTAAATACCCATGGGATGGCGCGCAAATCCTGAATCCGGCCACCGGTTTTGCGGCTGGCGGGACGCGAGCCAATTTTCAAACCCGAAATTTCGGCAATTGGGGTCATTTGGCGGAAAAAATCCTTAAACCCATCATGATTATATACTAAATCGCGATAGGCGTGAAAGGCGCTGGCCGATAATGTGGTCATCGCCGCGCTATATTTTTCAAGGTCGGCAGGCGATATTTTAATTTCCTGTAATGACGCCAACATGGTGGCCGATGTCATGGTTTCCAAACTGGCCACTGCATTATCAACGCTGCCATATTTTGCTGCAATCACCTCGCCCTGTTCGGTAATGCGGATGCGCCCCTGCACCGTGCCATGCGGCTGTGCCTGTATCGCGCCAAATGCACTGCCGCCGCCGCGCCCAACTGCGCCGCCGCGCCCGTGGAATAACTGCATGGCAATGCCCGCATCCTTAAATACGGGGGCAAGGGCAAGGCTGGCCTCATATAATTCCCAAGTGGAGGTTAAATAGCCGCCATCCTTATTGGAATCTGAATATCCAATCATTACTTCTTGATATCCACGCACTTCGGCCAAATGCTTCATTTTCTCAATGGCAAAGAAATTGGTCATTGTGTCGGGCGCATTTTTCAAATCGCCCACCGTTTCGAATAAAGGCACAACCATGATGCCCGCCGATGCGTTGCCATTGCTATCAACACGGTAAAGCCCCGCCTCTTTCAGCATTAAATATACTTCCAAAAGGTCGGAAACGCTTTGCGTCTGGCTAATCACATAGGTGGTAATACATTGTGGTCCAAATTGCGCATGGGCATGGGCGGCGGCGCGAATAATGGCCAGCTCATGGCTGGTCTTCTCGCTATATTCATGCCACCCATCGGATAGGGGGCGATTATTGCTAAGCTCATTTAATAACAGCTTAACCCGCGCATCCTCATCCAGTGATTTATAATCTTTTTCAACGCCAGCAATATTTAACAGCTCGGCCACCAATTCTTCGTGCACGTCGCTATTTTGACGAAGGTCAAGCGTGGCCAAATGGAAACCAAATGTTTCCACCGCACGGATCATACGGCCCAATGCCCCGCCAGAGGCAAGAGCGCCCTCACCCCCCTGACGCAGGCCCGATGCAATAATCACCAAATCGGCGCGTAAATCCTCCGGCGCGTCATATTTTGGTGCCTTTATGGTCGATGGGCGCGGCGGGGATTCGCCTACTAAATCAATATAGGTCGCGCTGATACGGGCATAAATTCCCGACAATGCTCGTCTATATGGTTCATCCGCACGGCTGGTCGCATTATCGCCGCTATTTTCAGCAAGATCCAATACCTCTTGCGGAATATCGGTCTGTTCACTGGAAATGGAAAGCTCGCTGCCCAAATGATGGATGAAATCCATATAATAACGCAGCGCCGATGCCCCATTGCGCGAAATGGCATATTGCAGCGAATCCGCGCCAACAAAGGGGTTGCCATCACGGTCGCCGCCAATCCAGCTGCCAAGGCGCAAAAATGATGTCGGGCGAAAACCCAGATCATTTTCCCAACGCGCATATAATTTGGGCAGCGCGGTTAAAAACACCTGTTCCATTGATGAACGTGCATTGTCAATTTCATCGGTGACCCGCAATTTTTCACGGCGCAGCGGCCTTGTTTGCCATAATAAAGCAATTTGCCGGAAAATCGCATTTTCAATCGTATCGCCGCTGGGTGTTTCGGCAAGGCCGGCATCGCGCATTGCCATTAACTCGGCAATGCGGCTTTTATGATCAATAATGCTTTTACGGCGCACCTCGGTTGGGTGGGCGGTTAACACTGGCGCGATTAAACTATTGCCCAATGTCTTATTTACTTCATCTTCACTAACCCCATTGGCCCGCAATATTTCCAGCGCCTCTGCCACGCTCGCGCCTTTTTCCTTGGCAACGCCTTGGCGATCCTCGGCCAAATTGGCCAAGATGGAAAATAACATGAAACCACGGGTAAAATCCAATGTATCGTCCAATGATAATGCGCCAAGGCCGTGGTCAACATCCTCCACGCTTGACCCCTTTCGGCGGCGGTCCACACTGGATGAACGGATATATTCAGTCTGGCGATATAATTTTTCGCCGCCATAGGCGCGAATAACATCGCCCAGCATTTTACCCAGATAACGAATATCTGGATTTTGAGAGATTTGGGGACGGCCATCTTCGTTCAAAGAAGCCGTATCATGGGGAGGATTGCTATTTTTTGTCATATCTCCCCTTGTGATAAAAAAAGCCGTAAGGTCAAGGGCAGACAATAAAATATTTCAAAAAATTAGTTTCAGTTGTAATTTAATATTGCACACATCCTATAATCACTTGCAAATATGGCCCGTCATTTGCTCAATTTATTAAATAATCCCTCAACCTCTTTATCCTGAATGGCCACATTTTGGGCGATTTGCTCGCATTTGCCGCGCTGCTCCAAAATATTTGCCATTATATCAGCATATGCCATCGCCCTTACCTCCACCGCGTCCAACCGCACTATCATGGACGTGCAAAGCGCCAATGCCCCAACCGATCCGGCACGTGCCGCATCCAAACGGCTTAATTCAACCTGCGCCACGGCCCATTGCTCACTGCCGATACGGGCATTTTGCGCCGCATTTACCGCCGCACGCCCCTTATTCAATTTCGAATCATATAATGATGCTGCATCCTGATGCATTTTTTGCGCTTCATTTATGTCATTTTTAATTGCGGCCAGATCATTATTAACCTCGGCCAGCGCCTGCGCGCTTAATATTGCCGGGCTATGGGTGGACGGCGCCATATTTTGCGCTGATTCTTTTTCATAAGGGCGCTGTTTCAACGATGGAAAATCGCCCATTTGCGCCGAACAGCCGCCCAATAAAGTCAAAGACGCCATTATAAACGCCCCCTTGATGATGTTTATTTTAGATGTGGCGGTGCGAATCAATGATCATTCCTATAAAATAATGGACAATATAATATTGCGCATTGTCTAAACTTGCGCACTCTATTATACAAGCCAGTAGCAATGATGCATGAAATATCGCGCTTATCAGCAATTTTCACCAAATTTTGGGCAAAAGTCGTTGACAAGAAAGCAGCGATGCATTAGCGCGACCAAACTTCTAACGCGGGTGAAACGGTTTCGCCTAATTTAAACGCGCGTTGGTGTTTTTTTATTTTATTGTCGGATTTTAGTATCGCGGCCCAAATGGACCTTCGAGAAATATCTGATTTGAACGGATGAGTTAAGCCATGTTTGCTATTGTGCGGACCGGCGGCAAACAATATCGCGTTGCCGCGGGAGACAAAATTGCAGTTGAGAAACTGCCGGGTGCAGCCGGTGACAAAGTGTCATTGGATGATGTTTTATTGGCCGGTGACGGCGCAGAGATTAAGGATGTAAAAGGTCTTAATGTTTCTGCGGAAATCATTGCGCAAGAACGCGGTGAAAAGGTGATTGTTTTCAAAAAACGTCGTCGCCATAATTATCGCCGTAAACAAGGTCATCGCCAAAGCTTGACCTTGCTGCATATCCTTTCAGTTGGAAGCGATAAAGCAGAGGCGAAAAAAGCCGCCCCCAAAAAAGCAGCAGCAAAGAAGGCTGATTGATTCTTTATAGATAAATAAAGAATGATCGCTCATTTAAGAAGTTTAAGGAGTTTAGACCATGGCACATAAAAAGGCAGGCGGTTCGTCACGCAACGGTCGCGATTCAGAAGGTCGTCGTTTAGGCGTTAAAAAATTCGGCGGTCAATCAGTGATTGGCGGCAATATTATTATTCGTCAACGCGGCACACGCGTATATCCTGGCGCCAATGTTGGCATGGGTAAAGATCACACATTATTCGCCCTTACCGAAGGCGCAGTGCGATTCCATTCTGGCAAACTTGGTCGCAAATATGTGTCGGTTGACGCAATTGCGATGGCCGCAGAATAAATCAAGACAATCAATAATGGGTTGTCTTAACGGACGACCCGGAGGGCGAAAGCCCCAAAATTTTCAGGGAGACGGGTCATCCGCCTCCCTTTTTATTTGCTCCCCGAATAAAGATGAAATTTCACTGATATAGCATTGGCTATAACAGTATTTTTCGCCCCTTTGTCATTAAATGGTCATCCAAAAATATTATGGAATTGGCCACAAGGAGAGAGCAAATGTTTGCGCGCACCGAAAGAACATTGTTAAGACCCAGTTTCGCCGAAGACGCACCGGTCATCCATCAATTGATGCAGGATGAGGCATTGGTCCGTAATTTGGCGAGCGCCCCTTGGCCTTATACATTAAATGATGCACAGCAGTTCACATCATTGGACCATGATGCACGCTATCCCAAATTCATCATCCTTAACCGCACGAAATCTACCCCTGAAATTATCGGTTCAGCCGCAATATTGCCGACTGATAAGGACAATCAGGTTGAATTAGGATATTGGATTGCCCGCCCCCATTGGAATCAGGGTTTCGCGACCGAAGCGGCAAATGCCGTTATTCAAATCGCACAAATTTTGGGATATGATAATATAGTTGCCAGCCATTTTTTTGACAATCCTGCCTCTGGTCGGGTGCTGCGTAAATTGGGATTTGCGCCATTGGGCAAAAACCAATTGCGTTATAGCAAAGGTCGCAATGGTCAGGAATTAAGCCATATTTATCATAAAATATTGGCAGGTAATGACAGCGCAGATAAGGGCGCCCAAAAATCATCCCATGATAATGGCGTTGACAGCGATATTGACGCCGTCATGCGAGGCAGCGTCTCAACCCCGCCAATGATTAGCTTTGCAGCATAATCCTTAGTAGAAAATAAAGGTTTTATGCTGCTTTGGCGGCAAATATTTTAACAGGTTTTTTTGCTCTATTTTTCGGCTTTGCTTTATTGAACGATTTTGTCTGTAAGGAAGCGGCGATTAATTTTTCGCCCTTTTCCAGCAAATGGCGATCATTTATTTGGCTGGGATGGAAACCGCGATGGAAAAATAATTTCCAATGCGGCAATATATTACGCGCCAACCCGCCCTTGCGCAGGCCATAGCGCATCATTCCAAAAAATCCCTTAATCTTGCCAATATCATGCTGTTTCAACAAGCTTAATTGACCACGTGTGCGGTTAATCACAAAGCTGATTGAGATTAAAAGCATCATTGAACAACGCGTCAAATATTGCCACGTTTCCGATTTATCGCGCACGCTATAGCGCCATGCGTCAAAAACCACCGATTTATGATCAACCTCTTCCACCGCGTGCCACAGCCAAAAATCGCGGAATTCCGCACTGAAATTTTCAACATGCTGGGGATTTTTGATCATTTCTGCGGCCATAATCGCCGTCATATGTTCCAAGCAAACAACGGCCAATAAACGACCTCTGGGTGATAGAGCCGCCGCACGTTTCACCACGCTTTCCACATTTTTATCAGAATTTGATAAATTAAAGCCTGCATTTTGAATCAATTTATTCATCGCAATATGCTCACGGCTATGGCCAGCCTCTTGTTCGATGAAATTGGCAATATCGGGCAATTGATCTGCCGGCATTTTATCCCGCCACCATGCCATGGTTTTAATCATAAATGCCTCCCCCTTGGGAAAGATAGCAGATAAATCATAAAAAAACGCATCGGCATAAATACCGCTTTTCATATATTGCCCATTTATTTGATGCGATTTATTGATATGAAAGGGCCGAGCGGAGGCCACAATATGCCGCTGTGTGGAAATCGCATCTCCTAAATTATTGGCGATGCTTCCATTATCAGTTTCAGTTATATTTATATTTTCATATCCAACCATGGGATGATTTTTATTCAAAACATGTTAAATCAATGGCCAATCAATATGGTTAATTGCATTTTAATTTAATTAAATGAATATCTTACAAAATTTTACACTGCCAATTATGTCAATTTTTCGCAGATTTTGGCGGATATGTGTAATAAAATCCCAAACAGACCTTTGAAATTACATGATAATAAAATTGCCGATTTACGACATATATTCTATAGCTAGTTAATGAAATTAGGGCAGCTCGTCACAATTTTTGATAATAATAAAATGATAATAAAGGGAAAATTTACATATGGCGACGAGCCCAAAGCGCAAAAGATTGGCCCCAGCCGAAAGCAGGTTGCAAGCATTGGAGGCGGCGCGATCTTTATTGATTGAGGCTGGGCCGCAGGCGGTCACCTTAAAAGCGGTGGCCGCGCGCATTAACCGCACCCATGCAAATTTACTGCATCATTTCGGATCGGCAAATGAATTGCAGGTCGCCTTGGCCGCATATTTGGCCGAAACCATTTGTGCCACCATCATCACCGCTATAAATGATTTGCGCGTTGGCGATGCCACGCCGCGATATTTAACCGATTTGGTATTTGATGCATTTGATAAAGAGGGCGCGGGCGCATTGGCCAGTTGGATGATATTAAATGGCAATGTTCTGGCCCTAAACCCTGTGGTGGATACCATCCATAAATTGGTTGATGAGATTAGCGACAACGGGCATGAGGACCGAAAATTGCATGAAGAAACGCTCGACCTTGTCCTATTAGCATTGGGCGATGCGTTGTTGGGCGAATCCTTGGCCCAATCATTGGGCCTGCCGCGGGATACTGCGCGGCGGATTGCGGAACAAAGATTGACCGCTTCAGATGATTTTTGGAATAAAAAAATTCAAGCATAAGCCAAAAAAAACAGTGTAAAGCCTTTATCAGGCAAAGCTAGCTATGGCGTAAGTTCCGCTTTTGCACTATGAAGCGGCCATGCATTTTTTAGATCAAGCAAAAATATATATTAAATCCGGCGCAGGTGGTCCTGGCGGGGTTAGTTTTCGTCGCGAAAAATATGTCGAATATGGCGGTCCAGATGGCGGCAATGGTGGCAAGGGCGGCGATATTATTTTCCGCGCAATTGCCGGATTAAATACCTTAATCGATTTTCGATATTCACAACATATAAAGGCAAAACGCGGCGGCCATGGCATGGGCCGTGACCGCACCGGTGCAGGCGCACCGCCAATGTATATTGATGTGCCCGTTGGCACACAGATTTTAAGCGATGATAAAGAACATGTTTTGGCCGATATGACCGAAGTGGGCCAAGAAGTTATTTTATTAAAAGGCGGCGATGGCGGGCGCGGCAATGCCAGTTATAAAAGCAGCACCAACCGCGCACCACGCCAACATGGTGAGGGATGGCCGGGCGAAGAATTATGGGTTTGGCTGCGGTTAAAATTGCTGGCCGATATTGGTTTGGTCGGCCTGCCCAATGCGGGTAAATCGACATTTATCAACAGTGTCACCAATACAAAATCACGTGTTGCCCCATTCCCCTTTACCACCATTACCCCGCAATTGGGCGTGGCCTATCATAAAAATCGTGAATTTGTGATTGCCGATATTCCCGGTTTAATCGAGGGCGCGGCCGATGGCGCAGGCATTGGCGACAGGTTTTTGGGCCATATTGAACGGTGCAAAATCTTAATCCATTTAATCGATGCCAATGGCGACAATCCGGTAAAGGCATGGCAAATTGTTCAAAATGAATTGAACGAATATGGCGGCGGGTTAATTGATAAACCGCAAATTTTGGCGTTGAATAAATCGGATTTGTTGGACGAAGAATTGATGAGCGATATTGCCGATCAGCTTCGCGCCGCAGGAGCAAAGGATATTATGCATATTTCCGGCGCAGGCGGGGCCGGTTTGGATGAATTATTGGATGCGTTAATGCCATATATGCCCGAACGCAGCACGATTGAAAAAGCAAAGGGTAATAGCGTGGCAAATTTGGATGATGATGGCGAAGCAACATGGTCGCCGCTATAACCCAGATATCATAATATTTATTTTTAAGGGATTAGGTTAAGATGCCACCACTTACCGAGATTAGCGAACAATTAACCCCGAATAATATTGTTTCGAAAAGCCAGACGATTGTCGTCAAGGTAGGTTCAGCCCTATTAATCAACCCAGATGGATCAATCCGCACCAAATGGCTGGCAACATTGGTTGAAGAAATTGCCGCCCTGCAAAAAGAGGGGCATAAAATCATCATGGTAAGCTCTGGCACAATCGCCCTTGGCGCACGGACATTGGGATTGCCCGATGGCGGACGGTCAAATTTGGCCGATGCACAGGCGGCGGCATCTGTGGGGCAAATTGCCCTTGCCCGTTTATGGTCGGAAATGATCGCTGATAAGGATATTTTGGCTGCGCAGATTTTGGTGACATTGGGTGATTTGGAGGATCGCAGACGATATTTAAACGCCACTGCCACTTTGGACCGATTACTGTCATTGGGCGTCATTCCCGTGGTCAATGAAAATGACAGCGTGGCAACATATGAAATACGTTTTGGCGATAATGATCGGCTTGCCGCCCGCATTGGACAGGCAGCAGAGGCCGATTTGGTGATTTTATTATCCGATGTTGCAGGATTATATGATAAAAATCCAGACAGTCATAAAGACGCGAAATTGTTAAAAAACATCACCAACATTGGCGAAGATATTATGCAAATGGCCGATGGCAATTCATCATCCGGCATGGGATCGGGCGGCATGTCATCAAAATTAGAAGCAGCCCGAATTGCCAATATGGCGGGCATCCCGCTTATCATTTGTTCAGGCAAAGATAATTATCCCATTTCCACATTTTTGGAATCCGAACAAGGCACAATTTTTGAACCGCAAACATCGATAAGCGCACGTAAAGGATGGCTTGGCGGCAGGTTAAAAACTGCAGGCAATGTGCATATTGATGCCGGAGCGGTTACTGCGTTAAAGGGCGGGGCCAGCCTGTTACCCGCCGGTGTTACCAAAATTGATGGTAATTTTGTGCGCGGCGATGTTATCGATATTATCTCACCTGAAGGCGGCATTTTGGCGCGTGGTTTGGCCGAATATGATGCCAAGGATGCGGATATTATTTCTGGTCATCAAACCCATGAACTGGGCAAATTATTGGGATATACCCCGCGAAAGGCAATGGTCCACCGCGATCAATTGGTATTATTATGACGCCATCCCTGCCCATTATCGCCATGACCGGCGCGACCGGATTTGTGGGCAAACGCACATTGATGAAATTGGTGGCGGCGGGATATCATGTCCGCGCCCTTACCCGCCGAATGCAGCCGGAAATGGAAAATGTGACATGGGTGCTTGGTTCGCTGAACAATAAAAGCAGCCTTAGCAATTTATGCGAAGGAGCAAGTGCCGCATTACATATTGCCGGTGTGGTCAATGCGCCCGACATGGCGGGTTTTGAACTGGGCAATGTCGCGGGCACGCAAAATATGCTGAACGCCGCCAAAGCCGCTGGTATCACGCGTTTCATCCATGTGTCCAGCCTGTCCGCGCGCGCGCCGCAATTATCCGATTATGGACAAAGCAAATATCGCGCCGAAACATGCGTTCAAAATAGCAGGA includes the following:
- the ppc gene encoding phosphoenolpyruvate carboxylase, whose translation is MTKNSNPPHDTASLNEDGRPQISQNPDIRYLGKMLGDVIRAYGGEKLYRQTEYIRSSSVDRRRKGSSVEDVDHGLGALSLDDTLDFTRGFMLFSILANLAEDRQGVAKEKGASVAEALEILRANGVSEDEVNKTLGNSLIAPVLTAHPTEVRRKSIIDHKSRIAELMAMRDAGLAETPSGDTIENAIFRQIALLWQTRPLRREKLRVTDEIDNARSSMEQVFLTALPKLYARWENDLGFRPTSFLRLGSWIGGDRDGNPFVGADSLQYAISRNGASALRYYMDFIHHLGSELSISSEQTDIPQEVLDLAENSGDNATSRADEPYRRALSGIYARISATYIDLVGESPPRPSTIKAPKYDAPEDLRADLVIIASGLRQGGEGALASGGALGRMIRAVETFGFHLATLDLRQNSDVHEELVAELLNIAGVEKDYKSLDEDARVKLLLNELSNNRPLSDGWHEYSEKTSHELAIIRAAAHAHAQFGPQCITTYVISQTQSVSDLLEVYLMLKEAGLYRVDSNGNASAGIMVVPLFETVGDLKNAPDTMTNFFAIEKMKHLAEVRGYQEVMIGYSDSNKDGGYLTSTWELYEASLALAPVFKDAGIAMQLFHGRGGAVGRGGGSAFGAIQAQPHGTVQGRIRITEQGEVIAAKYGSVDNAVASLETMTSATMLASLQEIKISPADLEKYSAAMTTLSASAFHAYRDLVYNHDGFKDFFRQMTPIAEISGLKIGSRPASRKTGGRIQDLRAIPWVFSWAQARVMLPGWYGVGQALDEFEDKALLKDMAQNWPFFETILSNMEMVLAKSDMRIASHYSQLVEDKALSSELFGRINDGWHKSRDGLLEATGQNWLLEKNQSLFNSIELRLPYIEPLNLLQVELMKRHRSGENDPKVRDGISLTINAIATALRNSG
- the rplU gene encoding 50S ribosomal protein L21, with the translated sequence MFAIVRTGGKQYRVAAGDKIAVEKLPGAAGDKVSLDDVLLAGDGAEIKDVKGLNVSAEIIAQERGEKVIVFKKRRRHNYRRKQGHRQSLTLLHILSVGSDKAEAKKAAPKKAAAKKAD
- the rpmA gene encoding 50S ribosomal protein L27, with protein sequence MAHKKAGGSSRNGRDSEGRRLGVKKFGGQSVIGGNIIIRQRGTRVYPGANVGMGKDHTLFALTEGAVRFHSGKLGRKYVSVDAIAMAAE
- a CDS encoding GNAT family N-acetyltransferase, with amino-acid sequence MFARTERTLLRPSFAEDAPVIHQLMQDEALVRNLASAPWPYTLNDAQQFTSLDHDARYPKFIILNRTKSTPEIIGSAAILPTDKDNQVELGYWIARPHWNQGFATEAANAVIQIAQILGYDNIVASHFFDNPASGRVLRKLGFAPLGKNQLRYSKGRNGQELSHIYHKILAGNDSADKGAQKSSHDNGVDSDIDAVMRGSVSTPPMISFAA
- a CDS encoding metal-dependent hydrolase — protein: MNKNHPMVGYENINITETDNGSIANNLGDAISTQRHIVASARPFHINKSHQINGQYMKSGIYADAFFYDLSAIFPKGEAFMIKTMAWWRDKMPADQLPDIANFIEQEAGHSREHIAMNKLIQNAGFNLSNSDKNVESVVKRAAALSPRGRLLAVVCLEHMTAIMAAEMIKNPQHVENFSAEFRDFWLWHAVEEVDHKSVVFDAWRYSVRDKSETWQYLTRCSMMLLISISFVINRTRGQLSLLKQHDIGKIKGFFGMMRYGLRKGGLARNILPHWKLFFHRGFHPSQINDRHLLEKGEKLIAASLQTKSFNKAKPKNRAKKPVKIFAAKAA
- a CDS encoding TetR/AcrR family transcriptional regulator translates to MATSPKRKRLAPAESRLQALEAARSLLIEAGPQAVTLKAVAARINRTHANLLHHFGSANELQVALAAYLAETICATIITAINDLRVGDATPRYLTDLVFDAFDKEGAGALASWMILNGNVLALNPVVDTIHKLVDEISDNGHEDRKLHEETLDLVLLALGDALLGESLAQSLGLPRDTARRIAEQRLTASDDFWNKKIQA
- the obgE gene encoding GTPase ObgE; amino-acid sequence: MHFLDQAKIYIKSGAGGPGGVSFRREKYVEYGGPDGGNGGKGGDIIFRAIAGLNTLIDFRYSQHIKAKRGGHGMGRDRTGAGAPPMYIDVPVGTQILSDDKEHVLADMTEVGQEVILLKGGDGGRGNASYKSSTNRAPRQHGEGWPGEELWVWLRLKLLADIGLVGLPNAGKSTFINSVTNTKSRVAPFPFTTITPQLGVAYHKNREFVIADIPGLIEGAADGAGIGDRFLGHIERCKILIHLIDANGDNPVKAWQIVQNELNEYGGGLIDKPQILALNKSDLLDEELMSDIADQLRAAGAKDIMHISGAGGAGLDELLDALMPYMPERSTIEKAKGNSVANLDDDGEATWSPL
- the proB gene encoding glutamate 5-kinase, whose protein sequence is MPPLTEISEQLTPNNIVSKSQTIVVKVGSALLINPDGSIRTKWLATLVEEIAALQKEGHKIIMVSSGTIALGARTLGLPDGGRSNLADAQAAASVGQIALARLWSEMIADKDILAAQILVTLGDLEDRRRYLNATATLDRLLSLGVIPVVNENDSVATYEIRFGDNDRLAARIGQAAEADLVILLSDVAGLYDKNPDSHKDAKLLKNITNIGEDIMQMADGNSSSGMGSGGMSSKLEAARIANMAGIPLIICSGKDNYPISTFLESEQGTIFEPQTSISARKGWLGGRLKTAGNVHIDAGAVTALKGGASLLPAGVTKIDGNFVRGDVIDIISPEGGILARGLAEYDAKDADIISGHQTHELGKLLGYTPRKAMVHRDQLVLL